A region from the Malus domestica chromosome 07, GDT2T_hap1 genome encodes:
- the LOC103408224 gene encoding jasmonate-induced oxygenase 2, with protein sequence MNCPQDWPEPIVRVQSLSDSSVIPDRYIKPPPDRPTYISSSDISDHANIPVIDLQGLSGEDDRLRAATLSQISEACREWGFFQVVNHGVSPELMDKTQQVWRDFFHFPMELKQVYANSPKTYEGYGSRLGVERGAILDWSDYYFLHYLPSCLKDYNKWPALPDYGREVIDEYGKEVVKLGGRILKVLSLNLGLGEDFLQNAFGGQEIGACLRTNFYPKCPQPDLTLGLSSHSDPGGMTILLADQQVPGLQVRKDDTWITVKPAPHAFIVNIGDQIQVLSNATYKSVEHRVIVNPAKERLSLAFFYNPKSDLPIEPAKELVTPDKPALYSPMTFNEYRLFIRLNGPRGKSQVEGLKSQQNTS encoded by the exons ATGAATTGCCCACAGGATTGGCCAGAGCCAATAGTCCGAGTACAATCCTTATCCGACAGCTCCGTAATCCCAGATCGATACATCAAGCCCCCACCCGATAGACCCACCTATATCTCATCATCCGATATTTCTGATCATGCCAACATCCCAGTTATTGACTTACAAGGCTTATCCGGCGAGGACGATCGCCTGCGTGCCGCCACGCTTAGCCAAATCTCCGAGGCCTGCCGTGAGTGGGGGTTCTTCCAAGTGGTGAACCACGGCGTTAGCCCGGAACTGATGGACAAAACCCAGCAGGTTTGGCGGGATTTTTTCCATTTTCCGATGGAGTTGAAGCAGGTCTATGCCAACTCACCGAAGACTTATGAAGGGTATGGGAGTAGGCTTGGAGTTGAGAGAGGTGCCATTCTTGACTGGAGTGATTACTATTTCCTTCACTATCTTCCGTCCTGCTTGAAGGACTACAACAAGTGGCCTGCCCTCCCTGATTACGGAAG GGAAGTAATCGATGAGTATGGAAAGGAGGTAGTGAAGCTTGGTGGGAGGATATTGAAGGTTTTGTCACTAAACCTTGGATTAGGAGAAGACTTTCTCCAAAATGCATTTGGTGGCCAAGAAATTGGGGCATGTCTAAGGACCAACTTTTATCCAAAGTGCCCCCAGCCTGACCTGACCCTGGGCCTGTCGTCGCACTCGGACCCCGGCGGCATGACCATTCTGCTGGCCGACCAACAAGTCCCTGGTCTACAAGTCCGGAAAGATGACACTTGGATCACGGTGAAACCAGCTCCACACGCTTTTATTGTCAATATTGGTGATCAAATTCAG GTCTTAAGTAATGCAACATACAAGAGCGTAGAGCACAGGGTGATTGTAAACCCAGCAAAAGAGAGACTCTCGTTGGCCTTCTTCTACAATCCAAAGAGCGACTTACCAATTGAGCCGGCGAAGGAGCTTGTAACGCCGGACAAACCTGCACTGTATTCTCCAATGACATTCAATGAATACAGGCTTTTCATAAGATTGAATGGCCCTAGAGGAAAATCTCAAGTCGAAGGCTTAAAGTCTCAACAAAATACATCGTGA